A window of the Lepus europaeus isolate LE1 chromosome 5, mLepTim1.pri, whole genome shotgun sequence genome harbors these coding sequences:
- the DENND2D gene encoding DENN domain-containing protein 2D isoform X1, with amino-acid sequence MEGQVVSRALRLFRNRLPRRRAGAPQGNREEAVKEPERAQEHPLPNFAGGQHFFEYLLVVSLKKKLLANDYEPTITYQFPKRENLLRGQQEEEERLLKAIPLFCFPDGNEWAPLTEYPRETFSFVLTNVDGSRKIGYCRRLLPAGPGPRLPQVYCIISCIGCFGLFSKILDEVEKRHQISMAVIYPFMQGLREAAFPAPGKTVTLKSFIPDSGTEFISLTRPLDSHLEHVDFSSLLDCLRFEQILQIFASAVLERKIIFLAEGLSTLSQCIHAAAALLYPFSWAHTYIPVVPESLLATVCCPTPFMVGVQMRFLQEVMDSPMEEVLLVDLHEGTFLLSVGDEKDILPPKLQDDILDSLGQGINELKTSEQVNEHVSGPFVQFFVKTVGHYASYIKREASGQGHFQERPFCKALTSKTNRRFVKKFVKTQLFSLFIQEAEKSKTPPAGYFQQKILEYEEQKKQKKSREKTVK; translated from the exons ATGGAAGGACAAGTGGTGAGCCGGGCGCTAAGGCTCTTCCGAAACCGGCTTCCTCGCCGCCGAGCAG GAGCTCCCCAGGGCAATCGGGAAGAAGCTGTGAAGGAACCAGAGAGGGCCCAGGAACACCCCCTGCCCAACTTCGCTGGAGGACAGCATTTCTTTGAATACCTTCTCGTGGTTTCcctaaaaaaaaagcttttagcGAACGATTATGAGCCCACCATCACCTACCAGTTTCCCAAG CGGGAGAACCTGCTGCGGggccagcaggaggaagaggagcggcTGCTCAAAGCCATCCCCTTGTTCTGCTTTCCAGATGGGAATGAGTGGGCCCCACTCACTGAGTATCCCAG GGAGACCTTCTCCTTCGTCCTGACCAATGTGGATGGGAGCAGGAAGATTGGATACTGCAGGCGCCTCTTG ccCGCCGGCCCTGGCCCTCGCCTTCCCCAGGTGTACTGCATCATCAGCTGCATCGGCTGCTTTGGCTTGTTCTCCAAG ATCCTGGATGAAGTGGAGAAGAGGCATCAGATCTCCATGGCCGTCATCTACCCATTCATGCAGGGCCTCCGAGAGGCGGCCTTCCCTGCTCCTGGGAAGACGGTCACGCTCAAGAGCTTCATCCCCGACTCAGGCACTGAG TTCATCTCACTGACACGGCCCCTGGACTCCCATCTAGAACACGTGGATTTTAGCTCTCTGTTGGACTGCCTCCGTTTTGAGCAGATTCTTCAGATCTTTGCCTCTGCGGTGCTGGAGAGAAAAATCATCTTCCTAGCAGAAGGGCTCAG CACCCTGTCTCAGTGCATCCACGCTGCTGCCGCACTCCTCTACCCCTTCAGCTGGGCGCACACCTACATCCCTGTTGTCCCCGAGAGCCTTCTGGCTACTGTCTGCTGCCCAACCCCCTTCATGGTTGGTGTGCAGATGCGCTTCCTGCAGGAGGTTATGGACAGCCCCATGGAAGAG GTCCTGTTGGTGGATCTGCATGAAGGAACCTTCTTACTGTCT GTTGGTGATGAAAAAGACATCCTGCCACCAAAGCTTCAGGATGACATCCTAGACTCTCTTGGTCAAGGGATCAATGAGTTAAAGA CTTCAGAACAAGTGAACGAGCACGTTTCAGGCCCTTTCGTTCAGTTCTTTGTCAAGACTGTAGGCCACTATGCTTCCTACATCAAGCGGGAAGCCAGTGGGCAAGGCCACTTCCAAGAACGGCCCTTCTGTAAGGCTCTGACCTCCAAGACCAACCGCCGATTCGTGAAGAAGTTTGTGAAGACACAGCTCTTCTCCCTTTTCATCCAGGAGGCCGAGAAGAGCAAGACTCCTCCTGCAG GCTACTTCCAACAGAAAATACTTGAATATGAGGAgcagaagaaacagaagaaatcaaGGGAAAAGACGGTGAAGTAA
- the DENND2D gene encoding DENN domain-containing protein 2D isoform X2: MDGLGRRLRASLRLKRGRGGAPQGNREEAVKEPERAQEHPLPNFAGGQHFFEYLLVVSLKKKLLANDYEPTITYQFPKRENLLRGQQEEEERLLKAIPLFCFPDGNEWAPLTEYPRETFSFVLTNVDGSRKIGYCRRLLPAGPGPRLPQVYCIISCIGCFGLFSKILDEVEKRHQISMAVIYPFMQGLREAAFPAPGKTVTLKSFIPDSGTEFISLTRPLDSHLEHVDFSSLLDCLRFEQILQIFASAVLERKIIFLAEGLSTLSQCIHAAAALLYPFSWAHTYIPVVPESLLATVCCPTPFMVGVQMRFLQEVMDSPMEEVLLVDLHEGTFLLSVGDEKDILPPKLQDDILDSLGQGINELKTSEQVNEHVSGPFVQFFVKTVGHYASYIKREASGQGHFQERPFCKALTSKTNRRFVKKFVKTQLFSLFIQEAEKSKTPPAGYFQQKILEYEEQKKQKKSREKTVK; this comes from the exons ATGGATGGGCTCGGCCGCCGCCTTCGAGCCAGCCTGAGACTGAAGCGCGGTCGCGGGG GAGCTCCCCAGGGCAATCGGGAAGAAGCTGTGAAGGAACCAGAGAGGGCCCAGGAACACCCCCTGCCCAACTTCGCTGGAGGACAGCATTTCTTTGAATACCTTCTCGTGGTTTCcctaaaaaaaaagcttttagcGAACGATTATGAGCCCACCATCACCTACCAGTTTCCCAAG CGGGAGAACCTGCTGCGGggccagcaggaggaagaggagcggcTGCTCAAAGCCATCCCCTTGTTCTGCTTTCCAGATGGGAATGAGTGGGCCCCACTCACTGAGTATCCCAG GGAGACCTTCTCCTTCGTCCTGACCAATGTGGATGGGAGCAGGAAGATTGGATACTGCAGGCGCCTCTTG ccCGCCGGCCCTGGCCCTCGCCTTCCCCAGGTGTACTGCATCATCAGCTGCATCGGCTGCTTTGGCTTGTTCTCCAAG ATCCTGGATGAAGTGGAGAAGAGGCATCAGATCTCCATGGCCGTCATCTACCCATTCATGCAGGGCCTCCGAGAGGCGGCCTTCCCTGCTCCTGGGAAGACGGTCACGCTCAAGAGCTTCATCCCCGACTCAGGCACTGAG TTCATCTCACTGACACGGCCCCTGGACTCCCATCTAGAACACGTGGATTTTAGCTCTCTGTTGGACTGCCTCCGTTTTGAGCAGATTCTTCAGATCTTTGCCTCTGCGGTGCTGGAGAGAAAAATCATCTTCCTAGCAGAAGGGCTCAG CACCCTGTCTCAGTGCATCCACGCTGCTGCCGCACTCCTCTACCCCTTCAGCTGGGCGCACACCTACATCCCTGTTGTCCCCGAGAGCCTTCTGGCTACTGTCTGCTGCCCAACCCCCTTCATGGTTGGTGTGCAGATGCGCTTCCTGCAGGAGGTTATGGACAGCCCCATGGAAGAG GTCCTGTTGGTGGATCTGCATGAAGGAACCTTCTTACTGTCT GTTGGTGATGAAAAAGACATCCTGCCACCAAAGCTTCAGGATGACATCCTAGACTCTCTTGGTCAAGGGATCAATGAGTTAAAGA CTTCAGAACAAGTGAACGAGCACGTTTCAGGCCCTTTCGTTCAGTTCTTTGTCAAGACTGTAGGCCACTATGCTTCCTACATCAAGCGGGAAGCCAGTGGGCAAGGCCACTTCCAAGAACGGCCCTTCTGTAAGGCTCTGACCTCCAAGACCAACCGCCGATTCGTGAAGAAGTTTGTGAAGACACAGCTCTTCTCCCTTTTCATCCAGGAGGCCGAGAAGAGCAAGACTCCTCCTGCAG GCTACTTCCAACAGAAAATACTTGAATATGAGGAgcagaagaaacagaagaaatcaaGGGAAAAGACGGTGAAGTAA